One part of the Acinetobacter sp. XS-4 genome encodes these proteins:
- a CDS encoding phosphatase PAP2 family protein, with protein MSSFKINTLLLSLISCSVFFTGCNDSNSSDDNSIVNQEIPAAPKGVGFEDTAPVPSNITTIVDSWTTNQRGDARYATVETNAGVRVLSGFLDVWTPSSLFVDAGQSAEAKDGFPAVVASNWTGLPGDSTDGTKKNADVLNYNINYSIQTTQKRTDAEAIRAYLDDRRGKSYSVTTGMGALTDPWRKLTGQTTTINSVPADAAQVKYDDKGNNSGLTTADGNANFGKVVEFVQAMGNNSSTESAKRFYKYARPWRWSSEVIVVPSLEPAKSSTPATDGGFPSGHTAEAGRNAIAMAYLVPQRYQELVARGMDLGDSRIIAGMHSAMDVIGGRLQSIAADVANLNAMTVEQRKEAYLQAQTQLMKETNSSTFESFYSLAKTPYDTNDRFADLEKLKQQVNHWMTYGFNQIGDKTKIATVPKGAEILLETRLPYLTADQRRVVLKSTALASGYPVMDDVEGYGRLNLFRAGAGYGSFDGDVNLTMDASLGGFNQYDQWSNDITGAGKLTKSGTGTLALTGNNSFTGGIDLKQGGLEILSEHGAGQGDIYMHENSLLKTNSAKPVNIEGNLTQLAGTTFNITFKSNVLPAVQVANTLTLNGTLQLVSKDNLAAGTYTVLSAKKVQGTYKKVTLNGKDITPIYQNNSVKFTVS; from the coding sequence ATGTCAAGCTTTAAAATAAATACACTTTTACTTTCTCTTATCTCTTGTTCAGTCTTTTTTACGGGGTGTAATGACAGCAATAGCTCAGATGATAATTCGATAGTAAACCAAGAAATACCAGCAGCACCAAAGGGTGTAGGATTTGAAGATACCGCTCCAGTTCCATCGAATATCACAACCATTGTAGATTCTTGGACGACCAATCAACGTGGCGATGCACGATATGCAACTGTTGAGACAAATGCTGGCGTACGTGTGCTGAGCGGCTTTTTAGATGTATGGACACCCTCAAGTTTATTTGTAGATGCAGGCCAATCTGCTGAGGCAAAAGATGGTTTTCCAGCGGTAGTCGCATCAAACTGGACAGGTTTACCCGGCGACAGTACAGACGGTACAAAAAAGAACGCAGATGTATTGAACTACAACATTAACTATTCAATTCAAACCACGCAAAAACGTACAGACGCAGAAGCGATACGTGCCTATTTAGATGACAGACGTGGAAAAAGCTATAGCGTAACAACAGGAATGGGAGCGCTAACCGATCCGTGGAGAAAGCTCACTGGGCAGACCACCACAATCAACTCGGTGCCAGCCGATGCTGCACAAGTAAAATACGATGACAAAGGCAATAATAGTGGACTAACCACAGCCGATGGCAATGCCAACTTTGGAAAAGTGGTTGAATTCGTTCAAGCAATGGGGAATAACTCATCGACAGAGTCAGCAAAGCGTTTTTATAAATATGCTCGCCCGTGGCGCTGGAGTTCTGAAGTCATTGTTGTACCTAGTTTAGAACCTGCAAAAAGTAGTACACCCGCAACTGACGGTGGTTTCCCAAGTGGGCACACAGCTGAAGCTGGCCGAAATGCAATTGCGATGGCTTATTTAGTGCCTCAGCGTTATCAGGAACTGGTTGCTCGCGGTATGGACCTTGGTGATTCACGTATTATTGCGGGCATGCATTCAGCGATGGACGTGATTGGAGGACGACTTCAGTCGATTGCCGCAGATGTTGCAAACTTAAATGCCATGACTGTAGAGCAACGAAAAGAAGCTTATTTACAAGCTCAAACACAGCTCATGAAAGAGACCAATAGCTCAACGTTTGAATCATTTTATAGTTTGGCCAAAACACCTTATGACACGAATGACCGTTTTGCCGATCTTGAAAAATTAAAACAGCAGGTTAATCACTGGATGACCTATGGTTTTAACCAAATTGGCGATAAAACAAAAATAGCAACAGTACCTAAAGGCGCAGAGATTTTATTGGAAACTCGACTTCCTTATTTAACTGCCGATCAGCGCCGTGTGGTTTTGAAATCAACTGCACTTGCTTCAGGCTATCCCGTTATGGATGACGTTGAAGGCTATGGTCGCTTAAACCTGTTTAGAGCGGGTGCTGGTTATGGCAGTTTTGATGGTGATGTTAATCTGACCATGGATGCGAGTTTAGGTGGCTTTAACCAATATGATCAGTGGAGTAATGATATTACGGGTGCGGGTAAACTGACCAAATCAGGCACAGGAACTTTAGCACTGACAGGAAATAATTCATTTACTGGTGGTATTGATTTAAAGCAGGGTGGTTTAGAAATATTGTCTGAGCATGGTGCTGGCCAAGGCGATATTTATATGCATGAAAATAGCCTATTAAAAACCAACTCAGCTAAACCAGTTAATATTGAGGGTAATCTAACTCAGCTTGCAGGAACCACATTCAACATCACGTTTAAATCGAATGTACTTCCAGCAGTTCAGGTAGCAAATACGCTTACCTTAAATGGAACATTGCAGCTCGTTTCAAAAGACAATTTAGCGGCGGGAACATATACGGTGTTATCGGCAAAAAAAGTTCAAGGCACCTATAAAAAAGTGACACTGAATGGCAAAGATATTACGCCAATCTATCAAAATAACAGCGTTAAGTTTACGGTGTCATAA
- a CDS encoding EAL domain-containing protein, producing the protein MKKYYMVDLFMIASSYFKKHKKNYRSVKDQQLTIAAKANIFICIIFCLFWTLYFAFAQIWLIVYMDIFFTLISIFSLFLIYINRISAGILLSQAILLVFPVVFCLFFDIATVDRPQVAHLFLPAGAILGYLNYRRDPSYLQFILILLSIGCFIFFSGSSFNLESAIPLSEDIRDHGGWIATCAATLMICISIYTMQLEIQIENSMVKDLRLALAKQQFELFYQPQINSSETLIGAEALLRWHHPTLGSVPTKDFIPAAENFGLMPEIGVWVLAQGCKVLQDWSKKAGTKDLTLSINISADHFMQATFEQTVIGMVQKYEINPSRLILEITENIALNNCVSMIEKMHFLSKNGIQLSLDDFGTGYSSLSYLQKMPISQIKIDRSFVQAALDDKRSNKLVTGIIKIGLDLNLRVLVEGIETTEQFSAFKNNGCTEFQGYLWGVPMPLNDFIKQIGYFKNKQ; encoded by the coding sequence ATGAAGAAATATTATATGGTTGATTTATTTATGATCGCTTCATCTTACTTTAAAAAACACAAGAAAAATTACCGCAGTGTAAAGGACCAGCAGCTTACAATCGCAGCCAAGGCAAATATTTTTATTTGCATCATTTTTTGTTTGTTTTGGACTCTATATTTTGCATTTGCACAAATATGGTTGATTGTTTATATGGATATCTTTTTTACACTGATCTCCATTTTTAGCCTTTTTCTTATTTATATAAATCGAATTTCAGCGGGTATTCTTCTTTCACAAGCCATTCTGCTGGTTTTTCCAGTCGTATTTTGCCTATTTTTTGATATAGCTACAGTTGATCGTCCGCAGGTGGCTCATTTATTTTTACCCGCTGGAGCGATATTGGGGTATTTGAATTACCGCAGAGACCCAAGTTATTTACAATTCATTTTAATTTTATTGTCGATTGGGTGTTTTATATTTTTTAGTGGAAGCTCTTTTAATCTTGAGAGTGCTATACCACTATCTGAAGATATTCGAGATCATGGTGGATGGATTGCAACTTGTGCTGCTACATTGATGATTTGTATTTCAATTTACACCATGCAATTAGAGATACAAATAGAAAACAGCATGGTGAAAGACTTACGCTTAGCCCTTGCGAAACAACAATTTGAGCTTTTTTATCAGCCACAAATCAATTCGTCTGAAACGCTGATTGGCGCGGAAGCTTTATTAAGATGGCATCATCCTACTTTAGGATCTGTTCCAACAAAAGATTTTATTCCAGCGGCAGAAAATTTTGGGTTAATGCCGGAAATTGGAGTATGGGTGTTAGCTCAAGGCTGCAAAGTTTTACAAGACTGGAGCAAAAAAGCCGGGACCAAAGATCTTACGCTTTCAATCAATATTAGTGCTGATCACTTTATGCAAGCTACCTTTGAGCAAACCGTGATTGGAATGGTGCAAAAATATGAGATAAATCCATCTCGGCTCATTTTAGAAATCACTGAAAATATTGCTTTAAATAATTGTGTAAGCATGATCGAAAAAATGCATTTCCTGTCAAAGAATGGAATTCAGCTTTCCCTTGATGATTTTGGTACAGGTTATTCATCTTTAAGCTATTTGCAAAAAATGCCCATTAGCCAAATCAAAATTGATCGTAGCTTTGTACAAGCAGCTTTGGATGATAAACGTAGTAATAAACTCGTGACTGGCATTATTAAAATTGGTCTGGATTTGAACCTTCGGGTGCTAGTAGAAGGCATTGAAACGACTGAACAATTTAGTGCTTTTAAAAATAATGGATGCACTGAGTTTCAAGGCTATTTATGGGGAGTTCCTATGCCATTAAATGACTTTATAAAACAGATTGGCTATTTCAAAAATAAGCAATAG
- a CDS encoding alpha/beta hydrolase: protein MKTHLLNEKSHNEFHHSYIHIESKKLHYVTLGEGPVVLLIPGWPQTWYAWHKVMIELAQQGYQAIAVDLPGTGNSAPLDGSYDTGSIAKILSMLMTQLENPTYSVVGHDIGMWVAYALASDFPESVTRLAVTEAVIPGLAPAPPIFVEPSENIFLWHFMFNQTQDLPEALITGREDTYLNYMFDKWSWHRDKVAAETYIEAYKVPGRLTAGFNYYRSIPETIRQNKIRETKSLNMPVLAIGAEHATDNAPYETMKKVSPHLTSAIVKDCGHFIMEEQSEIFSSLILDFLQQEKSHASTC from the coding sequence ATGAAAACTCACCTATTAAATGAAAAATCGCATAACGAATTCCACCATTCTTATATTCACATCGAGAGCAAAAAACTACATTACGTGACCTTAGGGGAAGGCCCAGTTGTATTACTGATTCCGGGCTGGCCGCAAACATGGTACGCGTGGCACAAAGTCATGATTGAATTGGCACAACAAGGTTATCAAGCCATCGCTGTTGATTTACCCGGAACTGGAAATTCAGCTCCACTGGATGGAAGTTACGATACGGGTAGCATCGCCAAAATTTTATCAATGCTCATGACTCAACTTGAAAATCCAACTTATTCGGTTGTAGGTCATGACATTGGTATGTGGGTTGCCTATGCACTTGCATCTGATTTTCCTGAATCAGTCACTCGTCTTGCGGTCACAGAGGCTGTGATTCCCGGTTTAGCACCCGCACCTCCTATTTTTGTTGAGCCGAGTGAAAACATTTTTCTTTGGCATTTCATGTTTAATCAGACCCAAGATTTACCTGAGGCTTTAATCACAGGCCGCGAAGATACTTATTTAAATTATATGTTTGATAAATGGTCATGGCACAGAGATAAAGTTGCGGCTGAAACTTATATTGAAGCCTATAAAGTTCCGGGTCGTTTAACAGCAGGTTTTAATTATTACCGATCTATTCCAGAGACCATTCGTCAAAATAAAATCAGAGAAACTAAAAGTTTAAACATGCCAGTTTTAGCAATAGGCGCTGAACATGCTACGGATAATGCACCTTATGAAACCATGAAAAAGGTTTCACCACATTTAACCAGTGCGATTGTCAAAGACTGCGGTCATTTCATTATGGAAGAACAGTCAGAAATATTTAGCTCACTCATTTTAGATTTCTTGCAGCAGGAAAAAAGCCATGCCTCTACTTGCTGA
- a CDS encoding FecR family protein, whose translation MSDITKIPHHVLDAAADWLVLLHSGEMTALQQQQFEQWKVEKKEHQLALQQMEKFSHGLSNLAGNFPSEALVQSNQKFNLAAKRNMLLSLSGLFIVGLSAYFIPWEKWQSDYHTKVGEIKKVSLKDGSQLIMASDCYIDVNFTQEKRQIKLIDGEIYIETAKDALHRPFIVETKNGSVEALGTQFTVRQENSEQTKVKVYKHAVAIEPENASKRQILKQGQRAFFDEKYISKALPLDNDQPYWTQQLLVVDQWPLQKVLDELFRYKKGTYHLDPELKKLKISGVFSLKNPQQSLETLAYSHQLELNYYSPYLLNIKKR comes from the coding sequence ATGTCAGATATTACTAAAATCCCTCATCATGTTTTAGATGCAGCCGCAGACTGGTTGGTACTCTTACATTCGGGTGAAATGACAGCGTTACAGCAGCAACAATTTGAGCAGTGGAAAGTCGAAAAAAAAGAACACCAGCTAGCACTCCAACAAATGGAAAAATTTAGCCATGGTTTATCAAACCTTGCAGGTAACTTCCCTTCCGAAGCTCTAGTTCAGTCTAATCAAAAATTTAATCTCGCTGCAAAACGCAATATGCTGTTAAGCCTTTCAGGTTTATTCATTGTTGGTTTGTCTGCCTATTTCATACCTTGGGAAAAATGGCAGTCGGACTACCACACCAAAGTAGGTGAAATTAAAAAAGTATCACTAAAAGATGGTTCTCAACTGATTATGGCAAGTGATTGCTATATCGATGTAAATTTCACGCAAGAGAAACGTCAGATAAAACTGATTGATGGAGAAATTTATATTGAAACGGCAAAGGATGCTCTACATCGGCCATTTATTGTCGAAACCAAGAATGGTTCAGTAGAAGCCTTAGGTACTCAGTTTACGGTTCGCCAAGAAAATAGCGAACAAACCAAAGTTAAAGTCTATAAACATGCGGTAGCCATTGAGCCAGAGAACGCTTCTAAACGCCAAATATTAAAACAAGGCCAACGTGCTTTTTTTGATGAAAAATATATATCAAAAGCTCTTCCTCTCGATAACGATCAGCCCTATTGGACCCAACAGCTTTTGGTTGTAGATCAATGGCCATTACAAAAAGTGCTGGATGAGCTATTTCGTTATAAAAAAGGAACCTACCATCTCGACCCAGAATTAAAAAAACTTAAAATTTCTGGTGTATTTTCTCTAAAGAACCCTCAGCAAAGCTTAGAAACTTTGGCATATAGTCATCAACTT
- a CDS encoding alpha/beta hydrolase, which yields MPLLAEIESWLKSKPAPQNVNSLQALREHVNKDIIDQQGIQHDANYQQSFNVEVSDGTEIEVRVYVPYSLENAEQQPALVFAHGGGWCLGSLDAWDRTCRLLAESIQHVVFSVDYRLAPEFKFPTPLNDFFTVFRYIHSNASLFGIDQNRVSVGGDSAGANIAAAACLMAKQHPEIKVSHQLLFYPALDATMSSNSYRQYAEGYGLESSTMVYCWNQYVQDENEKHNEFVSPLLAQSLDGLPDATIFVCEYDPVRDDGERYAQKLWDAGIQVNFHLLEGMIHGAIHMLAISPEKVKSIYHKAQI from the coding sequence ATGCCTCTACTTGCTGAAATTGAAAGCTGGCTTAAATCTAAACCAGCCCCACAAAATGTAAACTCGTTACAAGCGTTAAGAGAACATGTAAATAAAGACATTATTGATCAGCAAGGTATTCAGCATGATGCAAACTATCAACAAAGTTTTAATGTTGAGGTTTCAGATGGCACCGAAATTGAGGTTCGTGTTTATGTTCCCTATTCTCTAGAAAACGCTGAGCAACAACCTGCTTTGGTTTTTGCTCATGGTGGAGGTTGGTGCCTTGGAAGTTTAGACGCATGGGACCGCACTTGTCGGTTATTAGCAGAATCCATTCAGCACGTTGTATTTTCTGTGGACTATCGCTTGGCTCCAGAGTTTAAGTTTCCAACACCTTTAAATGATTTTTTTACGGTATTTCGCTATATCCATTCGAATGCTTCACTATTTGGAATTGATCAAAACCGCGTGTCTGTAGGTGGTGATAGTGCGGGCGCAAATATAGCTGCCGCCGCATGTCTAATGGCAAAACAACACCCAGAAATTAAGGTGAGCCATCAACTTCTTTTCTACCCAGCCTTAGATGCCACGATGAGTAGTAATTCTTATCGCCAATATGCCGAAGGTTATGGTTTGGAATCATCCACAATGGTTTATTGCTGGAATCAATATGTGCAAGATGAAAATGAAAAACACAATGAATTTGTAAGTCCGTTACTCGCTCAGTCTTTAGATGGACTGCCGGATGCAACTATTTTTGTTTGTGAATATGACCCTGTTCGTGATGATGGCGAAAGATATGCTCAAAAACTGTGGGATGCGGGTATTCAAGTAAACTTCCATTTGCTAGAAGGAATGATTCACGGCGCGATTCACATGCTGGCAATTAGCCCCGAAAAAGTAAAATCGATCTATCATAAAGCTCAGATATAG
- a CDS encoding sigma-70 family RNA polymerase sigma factor: MNLNVEKQVWFSQIYRSQQTTLLSWFKHKLQHHHQSEDLSQEVFYRALKSEYCFQKIKEPQAWLMGIAKHVMIDYWRRQHIENLYLDALQNLPEEYYPSAEHEVYIQETLYQVHLILEKLPTRTAQVFLMSQLDGMTYREIGEKMNISEATVKRDMKHAFLACIDLYN; this comes from the coding sequence ATGAACCTCAATGTAGAGAAACAGGTATGGTTTAGCCAAATTTACCGTTCTCAGCAAACTACGCTTTTATCATGGTTTAAGCACAAACTTCAGCATCATCATCAATCTGAAGACCTGAGTCAGGAAGTGTTTTATCGTGCTTTAAAAAGTGAATATTGTTTTCAAAAAATTAAAGAGCCACAGGCATGGCTTATGGGCATCGCCAAGCATGTCATGATTGACTATTGGCGCCGTCAGCATATTGAAAACCTCTATCTAGATGCCCTACAGAACCTTCCAGAAGAATATTATCCCTCTGCCGAACATGAAGTTTATATTCAAGAAACTTTATATCAGGTTCATTTAATATTAGAAAAACTACCTACCCGAACGGCTCAGGTCTTTTTGATGTCTCAACTAGACGGCATGACTTATCGAGAAATTGGTGAAAAAATGAATATTTCTGAAGCCACTGTAAAAAGAGATATGAAACACGCTTTTTTGGCTTGTATAGACCTCTATAATTAA